From Ficedula albicollis isolate OC2 chromosome 5, FicAlb1.5, whole genome shotgun sequence, one genomic window encodes:
- the LOC101815594 gene encoding uncharacterized protein LOC101815594 isoform X1, with protein sequence MFTSEHQALQKIHQHPLPMIHVDAFLYDDDVVDSLCEEGKMSRSYCTECGSYKTASLEFISHSFSLMELKFLYQHVLPDLTGKVVVDVGSRLGAVLFAGYLYSSASQLYGVEMNADFCQLQEMMITKYEFIDRIKVVHADICTQPSLLQKADVVVMNNVFEYFLDRQEQARAWEFIACNVRRRGSLLVTVPSLEESLSKLQADVQLSQWVEEVQLNYDVYMEKDVDREALEQIHLYRIL encoded by the exons ATGTTTACTTCAGAACATCAGGCTCTTCAGAAA ATACACCAGCATCCACTGCCCATGATTCATGTTGATGCATTCCTTTATGATGATGATGTTGTTGATTCATTGTgtgaggagggaaaaatgaGTAGGAGCTACTGCACAGAGTGTGGCTCATACAAAACTGCATCTTTAG AGTTTATTTCGCATTCCTTTTCTCTCATGGAACTGAAGTTTCTTTATCAACATGTACTGCCTGACCTGACAGGAAAGGTAGTGGTTGACGTTGGCTCCAGGCTGGGTGCAGTGCTATTTGCG GGTTATCTTTATAGCTCAGCTTCCCAGCTGTATGGAGTAGAAATGAATGCAGACTTTTGCCAGTTGCAAGAAATGATGATTACAAAGTATGAGTTCATTGACAGAATAAAG gtGGTTCATGCAGACATCTGTACTCAGCCCTCACTTCTGCAGAAGGCTGATGTTGTTGTAATGAATAATgtctttgaatattttcttgaCAGACAGGAACAGGCCAG AGCTTGGGAATTTATTGCTTGTAATGTAAGGAGAAGAGGGTCCTTATTAGTGACAGTTCCAAGTCTTGAGGAATCACTTTCAAAGCTCCAG GCAGATGTACAGCTCAGTCAATGGGTCGAAGAGGTGCAGCTGAACTATGATGTGTATATGGAAAAGGATGTTGACAGAGAAGCGCTCGAACAGATACATTTATACAGGATTCTCTAG
- the LOC101815594 gene encoding uncharacterized protein LOC101815594 isoform X2 — translation MFTSEHQALQKIHQHPLPMIHVDAFLYDDDVVDSLCEEGKMSRSYCTECGSYKTASLEFISHSFSLMELKFLYQHVLPDLTGKGYLYSSASQLYGVEMNADFCQLQEMMITKYEFIDRIKVVHADICTQPSLLQKADVVVMNNVFEYFLDRQEQARAWEFIACNVRRRGSLLVTVPSLEESLSKLQADVQLSQWVEEVQLNYDVYMEKDVDREALEQIHLYRIL, via the exons ATGTTTACTTCAGAACATCAGGCTCTTCAGAAA ATACACCAGCATCCACTGCCCATGATTCATGTTGATGCATTCCTTTATGATGATGATGTTGTTGATTCATTGTgtgaggagggaaaaatgaGTAGGAGCTACTGCACAGAGTGTGGCTCATACAAAACTGCATCTTTAG AGTTTATTTCGCATTCCTTTTCTCTCATGGAACTGAAGTTTCTTTATCAACATGTACTGCCTGACCTGACAGGAAAG GGTTATCTTTATAGCTCAGCTTCCCAGCTGTATGGAGTAGAAATGAATGCAGACTTTTGCCAGTTGCAAGAAATGATGATTACAAAGTATGAGTTCATTGACAGAATAAAG gtGGTTCATGCAGACATCTGTACTCAGCCCTCACTTCTGCAGAAGGCTGATGTTGTTGTAATGAATAATgtctttgaatattttcttgaCAGACAGGAACAGGCCAG AGCTTGGGAATTTATTGCTTGTAATGTAAGGAGAAGAGGGTCCTTATTAGTGACAGTTCCAAGTCTTGAGGAATCACTTTCAAAGCTCCAG GCAGATGTACAGCTCAGTCAATGGGTCGAAGAGGTGCAGCTGAACTATGATGTGTATATGGAAAAGGATGTTGACAGAGAAGCGCTCGAACAGATACATTTATACAGGATTCTCTAG